The Comamonas sp. 26 DNA window AGTCTGGCGCGACAGAGTCTTGGCCGTACAGTCCCAGTTCCTGGGCGCGGTCTCTGTTTTTGATGAAGTACAGGCGCAACTGCCCGCAAGCCCTCAGTCTGCGAGAGTTCTTGCAGATGCGCTGGTGGTGCAGCAAGTCGTCAAGCTGGCGCAGGAGCGCGACATCAGTCTGCATTTGCTGGCCGACGCGGGCGGTGCCACTTTTGGCATTCATGGCGTTAATGTCGCCGTGCTCAGTCTGTTGCTGGGCAAGACTCTGGGTTTGTGCAATGAGGTCTTGCAGGACTTGGGGACTGCGGCGCTGCTGCACGACATTGGCAAGCCATCGTTGAATATTTCGGCCTCAGCCTGTGCACTCAATCAGGGCTCAGTTGCCGCCCCCCTGCGAGACACCACATACGCACGACATGTGGGTGAGTCGGTCGCTTTGGCGATGACTATGGGCTATACGCCATCGGTCACTACGGCGATTGCGCAGCACCATGAATGGGCCGATGGCTCAGGTTTTCCCTTGGGCTTGCTTGAAGCCGATATGGATATAGCAGGGCAGATACTGGCACTGACCAATAATTTTGAACGTCTGTGCAATCTGCCTGAGTTGGGCAATGAAATGACTCCGCATGAAGCCATCGCAGCGCTTTATGGGCAGTACCGCCAGCGCTATGCGCCTAATGTGCTCAAGGCTTTTGTGCAGACGCTGGGCGTGTATCCGCCGGGCTCGTTGGTGGAACTTAGCGATGGACGATTGGGTGTTGTCGCCTCGGTGAACACCAGTCAGTCGCTCAAACCCCAGGTGTTGACGTATGACGCGCTTGCCCCGCAAAAAATGCAGCATGTTGATCTGCTAGTGCATGTCGGGCTGGGCATTCGTCGTGGCCTGACACGTAATCAAGTTCCCCGTAAAACCTTGGAAGTCCTGCAGCCGCAAAGGCGCTTGTGCTACTTTTTCGATAGTTCAGCAGTCAAACCTGCCGAGAAAGATTCTTCGTGATTTCGCAGCAGAGCATGCATTTCGGTCCTCTGCTTACATCCATGCTGGATGGTCTGCAGGAGTCCGTCTGGTTGCTGGATGCACAAACACTCAAGGTTGTGCATGCCAACGCCGCAAGCGTTCCGCTCACTGGCTATACGCCTCAGCAGGCACAGGATCAGTATGTCGATGTGCTGTGTGCATCGCTGGTGCAAAAAGCGTTCTGGCAAGATTCGACGAACTGGGCGGGTGGTGCGAAATTTCTCTCCGAAATTTGCCGTGCTGATGGCTCTTTGATTGCCGTGGAAATGGGCGTGCGCAGCGTTGATCAGACATCGCATTTGCTGATGCTCACGATGCTGGATCGAAGCGAGCAGCTGCAGCACGAAAGTAAGCTCGACATGCTGCTGGCAGAGCTGCGAGCGACGCTGGAGTCTGCGGCCGATGGCATGCTGGTGTGTGATTTGCGGGGCGGAATTCGCGCCTTCAATCACCGCTTTGCGGATTTGTGGCAATTGCCTGAATCGCTGCTTGTGCAAAGAGATGACACTGCCATCTTCGAGCATATGCAGGCCCAGACAGTGAGCAGCGAGAGTCAGTTCACCTTGCTGCAAGAGACCTCAGACTTGTCAGCGCCTGAGACCTCTGAGGTGCTCATGCTTTACGGCGGGCGGGTGCTTGAGCGCCGCTCTGTGCCTCAGCTCAGCCGCGGTGTCGCCATCGGCCGCATCTACTCCTATCGAGATATTACGGTGGAGTCTTGTTCCGCCACAGAGTTGCGGCTGGCTGCGCGGGTGTTTGAGTCCAGTATGGATGGCATTTTTATTGCCGACTCTCATGGCGCCATTGTTCAGGTCAACCCTGCAGGGGTGGATTTGCTGCATAACAAGCCGGTTCTAGGTCTTGCTGCCTGGACCTTGTTTGAGGCCGACAGTGGTCCGGTTGCTGACCTGCTTGAGCTGGCGACAGCACGCTGGGATGTGGGCAGTTTCTGGGAAGGTAATCTGTGGCTCAAGCAAAGCGACGGCCAGCGCTGTGCGGTCTGGTTGTCATGGGTCGCGCTGCGTGATGGCTATGGCCGTTTGGTCCAAAGCATTGGCTTTATGCGCGACATGACCATGCAGCGCAGTGCTCAACAGCAGATTGAGCAACTGGCCTATAACGATGCGCTGACGGGTTTGCCCAATCGCTTGAGTCTGAGCCGCCATGTGCAGACGGCCATTACGGCAGCGCGCTTTACCCAGCAGCCTTTCAGCATTCTGTTTCTTGATCTGGATCGTTTTAAGATCATCAATGACTCTCTTGGTCATGATTTTGGCGACCGGGTTCTTCAGCAAGTTGCCCAGAAACTCAGTGGACTGCTACGCCCCGCAGATGTGCTGTGCCGCCAGGGCGGCGATGAGTTTGTGCTTTATTTGCACGACTGTACGGGTGAGGGCGCATCGGCAGTGGCCGGGCGCATTCTGGAAGAAATGCGCCAGCCCTTCATGCTCGACGGCCTTGGCTTTACGGTGCAGTGCAGTATCGGCGCGGCGCAGTTTCCTGCAGATGGATTGACGCTGGATGAGCTGATTCGCCAGGCTGACATTGCCATGTATCGCGTCAAAGAACGTGGTCGCGGCAACTTCAGTTTTTATCAGCCGCAGATGAGTGCTGGCTTGTTGTCGCGCATGAGGCTGGAGCATGCCATGCGTCAAGCCCTGGACAAGGGCCATATGGCGGTGCATTTTCAGCCGCAGGTGCATATTCGCTCGGGGCGCATTGTTGCCGCTGAGGCATTGCTGCGCTGGACAGATCCAGAGCTGGGAGTGATTTCTCCGGGGGCCTTTATTCCTCTGGCCGAAGAGTCCGGCTATGTGGTGGCATTGGATGCCTGGGTGCTAGAGCAATCGGTGCGCGAGGCTGCGCACTGGCTGGCTATGGGCTCGCCAGTCAGAGTTTCTGTCAATGTCTCGGCGCTGGAGTTCAGACAGCCAGATTTTGTTGATCGCTTGACCCAAGTGCTTGAGAGCAGCGCTTTGCCAGCGCAGTGGCTGGAGCTGGAACTGACCGAAAGCATCTTGCTGCAAGATGCGCATGAAATGGCATTGCGCGTGCACCAGATTGCGCAACTGGGTGTAGGGCTGGTTATCGACGATTTCGGTACAGGTTATTCCAGCCTGGCTTATCTGAAGAAACTGCCCATTTCCAAGATCAAGATTGACCAGAGCTTTGTACGTGGCCTGCCGCACGATGCGGGGGATAAGGCCATCGTCGGCGCCATCATCAGCATGGGCCGGGCGCTGGGTGTTGAGCTGGTGGCAGAGGGCGTGGAAACACAGGCGCAGTGCGAAGCGATTGCGCAATTGCAGGGCGACTACTTTCAAGGTTATCTGTGCTCGCCAGCCGTGCCTGCTGAGCAGTTCAGGCTGCGACTGACCCTAGGTGTGGCTGAAGAAAGTCCTGACGCCGTTTCTTTCCTTCCAGATAACGATGGGTGTAGTCTTCAGACGCCAGGCCTGCAGTAGTCAAATCAACTCGCTTTTTTGATAACTTATCTATCGTCTGATTTGACGATGCATGCCTTGCTTGGCGTGAGCACAATTCCTCTATTTCCATGGGCCGACTTCTTGGCGTACGGGGTTGAGTCACTATGAATCAATAAAAACCGCGCACAGAGTTGAGCAGCTGCGCTTTGCTTGATGGGCCGAATTTTTCGAGATATCAAATGCCCAAGAGCGATTACGTCACATTCGATTTCTATAACTGCGTTTCTTCTGGCCAAGGGGCGCTCACAGGCTTTGCCGTGCCGGGTGGTTCTGGCGTGGCTGTAGCTCCTTCGCGGGGTATAGCCCTTGGTATTGAGACTGAATTAATCAGCAATCTGATTGCCGCGCTGTACGAGGCGGCGTCAGCGCCAGAGAGCTGGAAAGCCTTTCTTGAGCTGTTGCGCTCCAGTGCGTGCGGCAACTATGCCTCGCTTATCGTTCGCGATCCTCATGGTGACAATGTGGGCTGGGTGATCTCCGCTTCAGGCGGGCGCGTGGATGTGATTTCTCACGACCCGTACGCACACTGGAGCCCATTTCTAGGGGTGGCTAAAGACAAAGTGCTCACCTTGCAAGATGTCATGACGGAGTCTGAGTGGAAAGCTTGCCGTTACTACACCGACTGGTGCAAAGACATTGATATTGAGCACATTCTTGCGGTTGATGTGGTGACTGACAATGGCTGTGCCTATGGTCTGCGCATTACGCGATCAAAGAAGGCCGGGGTTTTTGAGGCTGGTGAGCTGGACTTGGTGCGCATGCTGGTGCCGCACTTCAAACGCGTGCTGAATATGCAGTTGAACTTGCATAGAGATCGCCAAGTCATCTCGCTTTATGGACGTGCCACGGCTCAGTTGATGATGGGGGTTGTCATCCTTGATCAGACTGGGCGAATGATTGAAGCCAATCCTGCAGCAACTTCCATTCTGAATGTGGGTGATGGCATTCGCGTCAATAACGGTTCGCTAGAGGCCGTGTATGCCAATGACAATCGCAAGCTCCAGCGTTTGATTCGGGATGCTTTGCTTTCCCCGAAGTTGTCGAGAGTTTCCATGACCGAAGGCATGTCTATCACCCGTCAGTCGGGTCAGCTGAACTGGGGTGTGGTGGTGCAAAGCGTTTCACCGGATGAGTGGACTGAAGGAAAGCAGCGCCCCAGCGTGGCGGTCTTTTTGCGCGATACAACTGGCAAGGCTGAGCCACCCGCCAAACTGACGCAGCAGCTCTTTCATCTGACCCCCGCAGAAACCGCCGTCGCCACGCATCTGAGTAATGGCATGTCGCTGGAAGAGGCTGCAGAAGCGCTTGGCATCAAGCCCAACACGGCGCGTGCCCATCTGCGCTCTATTTTTTCCAAAACGGGCGTGCGCAGGCAGACCGAGCTGGTTCGACTCTTTCTCAATAGCGTGGCCTGGCTGGGCAATCATTGAGGCGCTAAAAAAGAAAAGGCCCGCATGGTGCGGGCCTGTCTTGTGGAGCTTGCAACTGTTTTGATCAACAGCTGCTTGAAGTATCAGGTGTCTGCAAACGCCACCGGTTCGTCATCCTGAACCGGGGGTTCAGGTGGGCAAGGGCAACCTATCGTTGGGTTCATCTGACGCGAGACGATCACGCTCAATAGGTGATGTACCAAGCCCGTGCTCGTTGAGCATTGGTTCAAGGAAATATAAAAACCGGCAGATTTGCAGACGATTCTATTTTAACGGGAATTAGGTGCCATGCATAAGTCATGACAGCTTTGTTTCAGAGTTTGCAAGACGACTGAAAAGTTCAAAGTAGTCTGGTGTCGCTCTCAAGTGCCTGATCAAGCTTCAGCACCAGTTGCTCTGCAAGCGTCTGCTGGCGCTCCAACTCGGCCTGAGCGGCTTCGCTGACTTCAGGCGGGGGGGCTTGCTCTTGCGCCAGAGACTGCATTTCAGCATGCACATTTACCATGTGAGCCTGTTGGGCATCGCGGTCCAGTACGTCAAAAGCCATGTTCAGAGCGGCTAAGACCGCCACGCGATCGCGGGAGCGAACCTTGCCGCTGTCGCGAATGCGGGTCATGGCATCGTCGACTCGACGAGCGGCCTCTTGTACGCGTTCTTCTTGACCATCGGGGCAGGTCAGCACGTAGCTTTGCTGCATGATTTGCACATCGATCTGCTTCATGGGCGTCAGTGGCGGGTCTGGTGATGGGGGTGACGGAAGGTCACTCTCCCTGGTTGGCGGGCAGGCGTTCGATCAGGGCATCGACGCGTGCGCGTGCTGCCTGCAGGCGCAGACGCAGCAAATCGCGCTCTTGCGTAAGAGCGGAGACCTGATCGGTGAGCAGAGTGTTGGTGCGCTGCAGTTCCTCGTGGCGCACCAGCAGACGCTCTACACGCTCGGCAATGAGATCAAGAGAAGGCTGGGTGGTCATAGACACTGCCATTGTAGGTCTTGCAGTCTTTAGATGGGCATTAATGTGCGGGCAAATTGAGTCGTTTGCTCCATGGCAGGCATCTGCTTGAGCGCACTAGTCAGGAACCTGCAAATTTCTCTCAAAAATAGTAGCGCGCTTCGCAGGATCTGTGTGCCTCAAAGACATTTTTAACGTAAACAATCGTCACACAACTCGTTCAGATGAGGGATTTGCGCAGTGCAGCGCTCATTACAATACGCAGCTGTTGGTGCTCGAGGCGGCTTTTCTGTGGCCTCAGTTCAACGGGAAGCAGGGAGGTGCTGGTCAGAAATACTGGCACACCGGGCCTGCGCTGCCCCCGCAACGGTCGGCGAATGGAATGCCTTTGCATTCCACCTTTTCCATCAAAGCCACTGGCGCTTGCGCGCTGGGAAGGCTGGCTAAAGGACGATTCGCCTAGCCCGGATACCGGCCAACGACGGTGTGTCTGCATTGTGTGCAGGCATGTATTGCTCATTGTCGGCGGGTAGGCTGGCGTGAGCGTCTTTCTTGTCTGCTTTCCATGAGTTCGCAATATTCGACCCTGTGCACTGCACAGGCGGCATCGCGCGTACGCGCCACATTTGTTCTTCGTCCCACTTTGCTGGCTTCGCTGCTGGTCATGGCATCTGCTGCACAGGCCCAGCAGGTTGCGCTGGCTGATACCGTGAGCATGAAGGAGATGGTGGTCACGGCTAACCGCATCGAACAACCTTTGTCGGACCTGGTGGCCGATATGTCCATTGTGGACCGTGAAACCATTGAAGCTGCTGGCGCCGCCGGTGTGGCCGATGTGCTTTCTCGCTTGCCCGGCATTCAGATGGTGCGCAATGGTGGTGCTGGTGCTTCAACCAGCGTTTATCTGCGCGGCGCTGATACGCGCTTTACGGCTGTCTATGTCGACGGCGTGCGTCTCGACTCCCAATCTACCGGCGGTGCTTCCTGGCAAGACATTCCGCTTGAGTCCATTGACCGCATTGAAGTGCTGCGTGGCCCGGCTGCCGCCGTCTATGGCTCGGACGCAATTGGTGGTGTGGTTCAGATCTTTACCAAGAAGGGCGAAGGCAAGGCCAAGCCTTACGTGGGTCTGGGCTGGGGCAGCCGTGGCACGGTAAAGGCACAAGCGGGTGTCAGCGGTGGTGTGGCTGGCTGGGACTACAACCTGGGTGTCTCGCACGCCAGCAGCAACGGCTTTAATTCAAGAACGTCTGCGGGTGCCAATCCTGATGCCGACGGCTATCGCAGCAATGCCTTCAACGGCCGTATTGGCTATCAGCTGTCGGCGAATCAGCGCGTAGAAGCCACTG harbors:
- a CDS encoding EAL domain-containing protein is translated as MHFGPLLTSMLDGLQESVWLLDAQTLKVVHANAASVPLTGYTPQQAQDQYVDVLCASLVQKAFWQDSTNWAGGAKFLSEICRADGSLIAVEMGVRSVDQTSHLLMLTMLDRSEQLQHESKLDMLLAELRATLESAADGMLVCDLRGGIRAFNHRFADLWQLPESLLVQRDDTAIFEHMQAQTVSSESQFTLLQETSDLSAPETSEVLMLYGGRVLERRSVPQLSRGVAIGRIYSYRDITVESCSATELRLAARVFESSMDGIFIADSHGAIVQVNPAGVDLLHNKPVLGLAAWTLFEADSGPVADLLELATARWDVGSFWEGNLWLKQSDGQRCAVWLSWVALRDGYGRLVQSIGFMRDMTMQRSAQQQIEQLAYNDALTGLPNRLSLSRHVQTAITAARFTQQPFSILFLDLDRFKIINDSLGHDFGDRVLQQVAQKLSGLLRPADVLCRQGGDEFVLYLHDCTGEGASAVAGRILEEMRQPFMLDGLGFTVQCSIGAAQFPADGLTLDELIRQADIAMYRVKERGRGNFSFYQPQMSAGLLSRMRLEHAMRQALDKGHMAVHFQPQVHIRSGRIVAAEALLRWTDPELGVISPGAFIPLAEESGYVVALDAWVLEQSVREAAHWLAMGSPVRVSVNVSALEFRQPDFVDRLTQVLESSALPAQWLELELTESILLQDAHEMALRVHQIAQLGVGLVIDDFGTGYSSLAYLKKLPISKIKIDQSFVRGLPHDAGDKAIVGAIISMGRALGVELVAEGVETQAQCEAIAQLQGDYFQGYLCSPAVPAEQFRLRLTLGVAEESPDAVSFLPDNDGCSLQTPGLQ
- a CDS encoding cell division protein ZapA — encoded protein: MKQIDVQIMQQSYVLTCPDGQEERVQEAARRVDDAMTRIRDSGKVRSRDRVAVLAALNMAFDVLDRDAQQAHMVNVHAEMQSLAQEQAPPPEVSEAAQAELERQQTLAEQLVLKLDQALESDTRLL
- a CDS encoding HD-GYP domain-containing protein, producing MNRFVAIDIGQLRIGMYVQLETGWLRHPFPVNSFKITTAEQLAALAGLKLKAVQVDLSKSDVQDAESAQSDGSPANSPVPAESSRSDTEVWRDRVLAVQSQFLGAVSVFDEVQAQLPASPQSARVLADALVVQQVVKLAQERDISLHLLADAGGATFGIHGVNVAVLSLLLGKTLGLCNEVLQDLGTAALLHDIGKPSLNISASACALNQGSVAAPLRDTTYARHVGESVALAMTMGYTPSVTTAIAQHHEWADGSGFPLGLLEADMDIAGQILALTNNFERLCNLPELGNEMTPHEAIAALYGQYRQRYAPNVLKAFVQTLGVYPPGSLVELSDGRLGVVASVNTSQSLKPQVLTYDALAPQKMQHVDLLVHVGLGIRRGLTRNQVPRKTLEVLQPQRRLCYFFDSSAVKPAEKDSS
- a CDS encoding DUF904 domain-containing protein, with protein sequence MTTQPSLDLIAERVERLLVRHEELQRTNTLLTDQVSALTQERDLLRLRLQAARARVDALIERLPANQGE
- a CDS encoding helix-turn-helix transcriptional regulator, translated to MPKSDYVTFDFYNCVSSGQGALTGFAVPGGSGVAVAPSRGIALGIETELISNLIAALYEAASAPESWKAFLELLRSSACGNYASLIVRDPHGDNVGWVISASGGRVDVISHDPYAHWSPFLGVAKDKVLTLQDVMTESEWKACRYYTDWCKDIDIEHILAVDVVTDNGCAYGLRITRSKKAGVFEAGELDLVRMLVPHFKRVLNMQLNLHRDRQVISLYGRATAQLMMGVVILDQTGRMIEANPAATSILNVGDGIRVNNGSLEAVYANDNRKLQRLIRDALLSPKLSRVSMTEGMSITRQSGQLNWGVVVQSVSPDEWTEGKQRPSVAVFLRDTTGKAEPPAKLTQQLFHLTPAETAVATHLSNGMSLEEAAEALGIKPNTARAHLRSIFSKTGVRRQTELVRLFLNSVAWLGNH